In a single window of the Flavobacterium ammoniigenes genome:
- the rimK gene encoding 30S ribosomal protein S6--L-glutamate ligase, translating into MSDNKVVLGSEEWCSFPELGIPAIKARVDSGAKTSALHAINIAPFVKNDSNWVKFDINPIQNNVRTIIHCEAPLIDKRIVKSSSGYREQRYVIQTILKLGDQNWEIEMTLTNRDSMGFRMLLGREAMIGRVVVDPEKQYLLDSPTEEDLTEVYKGAVKEKSGLHIGLLASNPELYSNKRIMEAGEMRGHEMHFLNIKECYIKLDAKKPEIHYRGGKILNQFDAIIPRIRPSATFYGCALTRQFEALKVFCLNSSSAITQSRDKLYSLQLLLNHGVDIPTTGFANSPLDTDDLITMVGGPPLIVKLLEGTQGKGVVLAETKKAAESVINAFKSINANILVQEFIKEANGKDIRCFVVDGKVVAAIQREALPGEFRANIHLGGTASVVKVTQDEKRIAIKAAKAMNLKVAGVDIIRSSKGPLLLEVNSSPGLEGIEGATNKDIAGKMIRAIEKHFKL; encoded by the coding sequence ATGTCTGATAATAAAGTTGTTCTTGGAAGTGAAGAATGGTGTTCTTTTCCTGAATTAGGAATACCAGCAATTAAAGCTCGTGTAGATTCTGGCGCAAAAACTTCTGCACTTCATGCTATAAATATTGCTCCATTTGTTAAAAATGACAGCAACTGGGTTAAATTTGATATCAATCCCATTCAAAATAATGTGCGCACAATAATTCATTGTGAAGCACCTTTAATTGATAAGCGCATTGTTAAAAGTTCAAGCGGATATAGAGAACAACGTTATGTTATTCAAACTATCCTTAAGTTGGGTGATCAAAATTGGGAGATTGAAATGACCCTTACCAATAGAGATTCAATGGGTTTCCGAATGCTACTAGGTAGAGAAGCAATGATCGGTCGAGTAGTAGTTGATCCTGAAAAACAATATTTATTAGACTCACCAACTGAAGAAGACTTAACAGAAGTTTACAAAGGTGCTGTAAAAGAAAAATCAGGGCTTCATATTGGTCTTTTGGCAAGTAATCCTGAATTGTATAGTAATAAGAGAATTATGGAAGCGGGTGAAATGCGTGGCCATGAAATGCATTTTTTAAATATTAAAGAATGTTATATAAAATTGGATGCCAAAAAACCTGAAATTCATTACCGAGGCGGTAAGATTTTAAATCAATTTGATGCAATTATTCCAAGAATAAGACCTAGCGCTACTTTTTATGGTTGTGCCCTAACGCGACAATTTGAAGCATTAAAAGTTTTTTGTTTGAATTCGTCCAGCGCAATAACACAATCTAGAGATAAATTGTATAGTTTACAGTTATTGTTAAATCATGGTGTAGACATTCCAACTACAGGATTTGCAAATTCTCCACTCGATACAGATGATTTGATTACCATGGTAGGAGGACCCCCTTTGATTGTTAAATTATTAGAAGGTACTCAGGGTAAAGGAGTAGTTTTAGCAGAAACTAAAAAAGCTGCTGAGAGTGTTATCAATGCTTTCAAAAGTATTAATGCTAATATACTTGTCCAAGAATTTATAAAAGAAGCCAACGGGAAAGATATTCGCTGTTTTGTAGTTGATGGCAAAGTTGTAGCGGCTATTCAACGGGAAGCATTACCTGGTGAATTTAGAGCTAACATTCATTTAGGTGGAACCGCATCTGTGGTGAAAGTTACACAAGATGAAAAAAGAATTGCAATTAAAGCTGCTAAAGCCATGAATCTTAAAGTTGCGGGAGTAGATATAATTCGTTCTTCCAAAGGCCCTTTGTTATTAGAGGTTAATTCGTCTCCAGGTCTTGAAGGAATTGAAG
- a CDS encoding tetratricopeptide repeat-containing sensor histidine kinase: MKKLVLFLLFLILFVAISCSKNNTSDFLFIHSQKYNQFNSEQKEEYLDSLELISKSLSNDSLTRRLLFHLAGEYYYLNRLQKSLNLSNKVFQLSSEVKDTMSIAKSLYYIGDCYELTQKDSTYFYYQKAEKLYRLLGNKERIGRMLFNKAYLLFYDGNYLESEIQVFKALQFLKNIDNDELLFTCYNLIASDFEKLEEYNYALKYYLLAQELLNGLEKDENDFEIKNNYKVSLSVNIASVNEKQFQYSKAEKELESVLTEDLKVKWPKDYATVIGNLGYVKTKLGHLKEGEAMMKEALSLSSKIGVESSVVYKLHNLGKYYFDVKDTIQSTHYLKESLQLAEKLKSTDDVKVNLQLLSKIDKTNTSSYDKRYIAVSDSLTKVQRKNRNKYARIEYETAILEDANKELISRNLYLIFGVVVLIVALGIRYVVSQRKEIAYRKKLQKAELEFFELMQSSQIALNEAKKEEQNRISRELHDNVMNRLYGTRLQLGMLNSITNIEAEEKRLDQINSLQVIEHDIRAISHDLHTDAVASHFDFAVLLAQCVQQASSTTKTSLHFESTPEINWESISGLVKITIYRIVQEGLSNVVKYADAMECSVTISQPDSATLLLIIVDNGKGFDAAVIPKGIGLSNMKTRARLVKADLHIESAPGKGTRIECRFVV; the protein is encoded by the coding sequence TTGAAGAAATTAGTGCTTTTTTTATTATTTCTGATTTTATTTGTTGCTATTTCTTGTTCCAAAAATAACACATCTGATTTTTTATTTATTCATTCTCAAAAATATAACCAATTCAATTCTGAGCAAAAAGAAGAATATTTGGATTCTTTGGAACTAATATCAAAGTCGCTTTCGAACGATTCTTTAACCCGTCGTCTTTTATTTCATTTAGCTGGAGAGTATTATTATTTAAATCGACTTCAAAAATCGCTTAACCTTAGCAATAAAGTATTTCAATTATCATCTGAGGTTAAAGACACTATGTCAATTGCTAAGTCTTTGTATTATATTGGAGATTGTTATGAACTTACTCAAAAGGATAGTACTTATTTTTATTATCAAAAAGCTGAAAAATTATATCGTTTATTAGGTAATAAAGAAAGAATTGGAAGGATGTTATTTAATAAAGCCTATTTATTATTTTATGATGGAAATTATCTTGAAAGTGAAATTCAAGTTTTTAAAGCATTACAGTTTTTGAAGAATATTGATAATGATGAACTACTATTTACTTGTTATAATTTAATTGCTTCTGATTTTGAAAAATTGGAAGAATATAATTATGCATTAAAATATTATTTACTTGCTCAGGAATTATTAAATGGACTAGAAAAAGATGAAAATGATTTTGAGATAAAGAACAATTATAAAGTTTCTTTGTCTGTAAATATTGCTAGTGTTAATGAAAAGCAGTTTCAGTATTCCAAAGCAGAAAAAGAATTAGAATCAGTTTTAACTGAGGACTTAAAAGTAAAATGGCCCAAAGACTATGCCACTGTAATTGGCAATTTAGGCTATGTTAAAACCAAATTAGGGCATTTAAAAGAGGGTGAGGCTATGATGAAAGAAGCTTTATCTCTGTCAAGTAAAATCGGGGTTGAATCTAGTGTTGTTTATAAGCTACACAATTTAGGTAAGTACTATTTTGATGTTAAAGACACCATTCAATCGACACACTATTTAAAGGAATCTCTTCAATTAGCTGAAAAATTGAAATCTACTGATGATGTCAAAGTTAATTTGCAGCTTCTTTCTAAAATAGATAAAACGAATACATCCTCTTATGATAAAAGGTATATTGCTGTAAGTGATAGCCTTACTAAAGTTCAACGCAAAAACAGGAATAAGTACGCTCGAATTGAATATGAAACGGCTATTTTAGAGGATGCGAATAAAGAATTAATTAGCAGAAATTTGTATTTGATTTTTGGGGTAGTGGTTTTAATAGTTGCTTTAGGTATTCGTTATGTAGTAAGTCAACGTAAAGAGATTGCTTATAGAAAAAAGTTGCAGAAGGCAGAGTTGGAGTTTTTCGAATTGATGCAATCTTCTCAAATTGCACTTAATGAGGCTAAAAAGGAGGAGCAGAATCGAATTTCTAGAGAGTTGCACGATAATGTGATGAATCGGCTTTATGGCACTCGTTTACAATTAGGGATGCTTAACTCAATCACTAATATTGAGGCAGAAGAAAAAAGACTAGATCAAATAAATAGTCTTCAAGTTATAGAACATGATATTAGAGCTATCTCACACGATTTACATACTGATGCTGTGGCATCTCATTTTGATTTTGCTGTACTTTTAGCTCAATGTGTACAACAAGCTAGTTCCACAACCAAAACGAGTTTGCATTTTGAAAGCACTCCTGAAATTAACTGGGAGTCTATTTCGGGTTTAGTTAAAATTACGATTTACCGAATTGTCCAGGAAGGATTGTCTAATGTTGTTAAATATGCGGATGCTATGGAATGCTCGGTGACTATTTCTCAACCCGATAGTGCTACTTTGCTCTTGATTATCGTTGATAATGGCAAGGGATTTGACGCTGCCGTAATTCCTAAAGGGATTGGTCTTTCGAATATGAAAACACGTGCCCGATTGGTAAAAGCAGATTTGCATATTGAGAGTGCACCGGGGAAGGGGACTCGAATTGAATGTCGGTTTGTGGTTTAG
- a CDS encoding LytR/AlgR family response regulator transcription factor: protein MQFSYVLIDGSQIIEPTLEMIKVHDAFLCVAVCANRTEGINKILELKPDVVFMNISDASNLSENAIQLSLLSELHEFLDVLPTIIVLSNSKDQAFDAYQRGVSGYLLHPIDANELRKCLLRYQKTHTSLYADKISIKSNGDYHFIKAQDIVYLKADNNTTDFHLQSGKVITAFKTLKHFEKLLPFYFFRIHHGYVINVDHVSRINLGKSQCYLLNNEIALPFSRTYKDNITTIIIRIS, encoded by the coding sequence ATGCAATTTTCTTATGTGCTAATAGATGGGTCTCAAATCATTGAACCTACATTAGAAATGATAAAAGTTCATGATGCTTTTTTGTGTGTAGCAGTCTGTGCTAATCGAACCGAAGGCATCAATAAAATATTGGAATTAAAGCCCGATGTTGTATTTATGAATATCAGTGATGCTTCAAATCTCTCTGAAAACGCTATCCAACTTTCTTTGTTAAGTGAATTGCATGAATTTTTAGATGTATTGCCTACCATTATTGTACTAAGTAATTCCAAAGACCAAGCATTTGACGCCTATCAACGAGGGGTGTCTGGGTATTTGTTACATCCTATTGATGCGAATGAATTGCGTAAGTGCTTACTACGTTACCAAAAGACACATACGTCCTTGTATGCGGATAAAATTTCGATTAAGTCCAATGGAGATTACCACTTTATAAAAGCACAAGACATTGTGTATTTAAAAGCAGACAACAATACTACTGATTTCCATTTGCAATCCGGAAAGGTGATTACCGCTTTCAAAACTTTAAAACATTTCGAGAAACTATTACCGTTTTATTTCTTTAGGATTCACCACGGTTATGTTATCAATGTAGACCATGTAAGTCGAATCAATTTAGGTAAGAGTCAGTGTTATCTTTTGAATAATGAGATTGCTTTACCTTTTTCAAGAACATACAAAGACAATATAACTACAATAATTATACGAATTTCTTAG
- a CDS encoding response regulator, with protein MNILIVDDHPLIVDSYVTLLSAIDSNENTNFHLAYNCKQAYEKINVLKASDTLLDVAFIDVNLPPYEEMNLRSGDEIGSLVKQRFPDCSLVIISMHCDPVWVNRIAKTLNPLGFISKNDINYKSFPSIMEAITNKETYYTASILEAQKEFIIKNIHWDEHDSKIIQLIADGVKTKDLTKYIPLSLSTIEKRKANLKKQLIFKGGTDAELIERVNNLGLFSSPVSLSN; from the coding sequence ATGAATATTCTTATTGTAGACGACCATCCTTTAATTGTAGATAGTTATGTAACACTATTATCTGCAATCGATTCCAACGAGAATACTAATTTTCACTTAGCCTACAATTGTAAACAAGCGTACGAAAAAATAAATGTTTTAAAGGCTAGTGATACACTATTAGATGTTGCTTTTATTGATGTAAACCTACCACCCTATGAGGAAATGAATTTGCGCTCTGGTGATGAAATAGGGAGTCTGGTTAAACAACGTTTTCCTGATTGTAGCCTTGTAATAATTTCCATGCACTGTGATCCAGTTTGGGTAAATCGAATTGCAAAAACACTCAATCCATTAGGATTCATTTCAAAAAATGATATTAATTATAAAAGCTTTCCCTCTATCATGGAAGCTATTACAAACAAAGAAACTTATTATACTGCTTCAATTCTAGAAGCGCAAAAAGAGTTTATAATTAAGAATATCCATTGGGATGAACATGATAGTAAAATAATTCAACTAATTGCCGACGGAGTTAAAACAAAAGACCTCACTAAATACATCCCACTATCTTTAAGTACCATAGAAAAGAGAAAAGCCAATCTCAAAAAGCAACTCATTTTTAAAGGAGGCACTGATGCTGAACTAATAGAACGTGTTAATAATTTAGGATTGTTTAGCAGTCCAGTAAGTTTGAGCAATTAA
- a CDS encoding GGDEF domain-containing protein: protein MKYIKESFSKFKKDVLSKVFYDIMKYFFGTVILVAILKYTPIVNEKLELEVSLTIWTIIILSLILTGVSITISFVLFNNKFKSIQAKSRIDELTGLKNHKALEIDLENLEKSRDSKEEPVSIILFDIDDFKKFNDDNSYEIADKILTKLGGLLAKDSRITDETYRYFMRGDEFLIIARQTSLSNAQIAAERKRKLIADSSFEIDGSNFKVTVSCGVTEFNNGELKTNVLDRASKALQNAKKKTNKNCTEIIV, encoded by the coding sequence ATGAAATATATAAAAGAGTCATTTTCAAAATTTAAAAAAGATGTCCTTTCAAAGGTCTTTTATGACATAATGAAATATTTTTTCGGTACTGTCATTTTAGTGGCAATTTTGAAGTATACACCTATTGTAAATGAAAAACTTGAATTAGAAGTTTCACTAACTATATGGACAATTATTATACTATCATTAATTCTCACTGGAGTAAGTATTACAATTTCATTCGTACTTTTCAACAATAAATTCAAATCAATTCAAGCTAAAAGCCGAATTGATGAGTTAACTGGACTTAAAAATCATAAGGCGTTGGAAATAGACTTGGAAAATTTAGAGAAAAGCCGAGATAGTAAAGAAGAACCAGTCTCTATCATTTTATTTGATATTGACGATTTTAAAAAATTCAATGATGACAATAGCTATGAGATAGCAGACAAAATTCTTACGAAACTTGGAGGTCTTTTAGCAAAGGATAGTCGTATAACGGATGAAACATATAGGTATTTTATGAGAGGTGATGAATTTTTAATCATAGCTAGACAAACCTCGTTATCAAATGCACAAATTGCAGCAGAAAGGAAAAGAAAACTAATTGCGGACTCCTCATTTGAAATTGACGGAAGTAATTTTAAAGTCACAGTTTCTTGTGGTGTAACTGAATTTAATAATGGCGAACTAAAAACTAATGTCCTAGATAGAGCAAGTAAAGCTCTACAAAACGCCAAAAAGAAAACAAACAAAAATTGTACAGAAATAATAGTTTAA